atctctttctctctcttcctctgtccagGTCCATGGAGTGTTGGTGGACTGGTGGTGTCTACAGGGAGAGTGTCCTCAATTGAAGCAATGAATGGCTCCACAGTCCTGTTACCCTGCATCTACTCCTCCTGTATTGGCATTAAAAACCTCTACTTCAACTGGCAGTTTAATGACAATGGAACCAAATACAAGGtacagtgtacacacacacacacacacacacacacacacacacacacacacacacacacacacaagcagaagCAACATGCATATcttgcacaaacaaacacacaaatgtccAATATTTTCATGTTCTAGATTTATTTGCATATGCAGATATACCTAATGACTATTtctgtgtacatgtatgtagtTGTGCGACGCAGTAATTCCTGACGATGGAGAGGTGCCCTGGGTGCATGTGTACCAAGATCGTGTGGAGTTTGTTGGCTCCTCAGAGAGCAACAACATCTCCATCCTACTGTGGAACATCACCTTTGAAGATGAGGGAGAATACACCTGTTTCGCCAGAAACCCAAAAGAGAAGGGCCACAACCACAGTGCTATCTTCACTCTTATAGTGGTGGACCAAAGTAtgtgacacatgcacacatttgtaTACACCTGGTACCCAACAATACCTAACTTTATCTAATCTAACCCTTTGACAGTGCTTATACCCTGAGACAGACAAAGAAGCTttctctgcatctctctgtgcttttctttctccctaCCGATGtatttccctctctccctcttttcagTGAAAGAGGTTGACAATACTTTGACAGTCATCATTGTCTCAGTGCTGGGCGGAGTCATTGGCTTAGTTATCATTGTCATGGGTATAAAGGCCTTGGTGATTCACTTCCAGCTGAAGGATGATTAGAAGAAGTGAGTGGATCCCTGAAGATGGTGATGAACATGTGTTtcagtaaaataattattattttgaatgTATGTCTAACACAAGGTTATTATTTGGGGCTCTGTGGGTAATGTGAATGCCTTGCAGTTTATACAGCCTTTATCACTCTCATGTTCCTCTTTTTATGGGTGTACATTTTAACCTTTGGTTTCTCTATTCCCTGCAGTAAAGAGTGCCTGGTGAGCTCCTCAGGGAATGATAATACAGAAAATGGACTTTCAGGAGCCAAAGCTGACAACAAAGGGACAGCCTACATTTATCAGGCTTAGTTTGTTATATTTGTCCATTTTGTACAGTTATCTGGCTCTATCAGTCACCTTCTGTGAGGTGTCTTGCAGTTCAGTGTTTGATGTGTACTGCAACATTGCGAAGACTGAGAACTATACAGACAGATAGACTAATATTAGGGTAGTTGATAATACATTTGTGCTACTAACAATCATCCTTAAATATAACTctatgtgttttcatgtgtgtttgtgagtggcCAACTATTTATCAATTGAATCAGCACAACTCAGCTTTGGTCCTTCTCCCTCCTTGGAGATCATGTTTGACTTCctatttcaatttattttaatgtgatgGACATCAAAATTGACAGCAGGTAATTCTCAATTCCTAAGCAGATACATTATGCTAAATTCAATTTATCATGATAGTTTTTCTGCAGTGctattgtgttgtattgtgttaCATGTAGAGCTGAAAGGATAAGCAAATCTATTGGTGGTTTGAGAGAATTGTTAGACAACAATACTGATAATTGTGTAAGTAcctttttaagcaaaaatgccaaaaagttAATTGGCTTTAGtttattaaatgtgaatatgtacaggttttttttagtcttctatgataggAAATTGAATaccttttgtgttttggacaaaacaagctatgGAACCAgatgatttttactttttttctccttataCAATTACTGaaaactattaattgattatcaaaataaatgattaattttctgtctattgactaattgattaatcattgcagctctacactttttaatgtaattttatagGATTAACGATTAATTGAGAGAATAATTGCttaattgataatgaagataattagttgcagctctagttacaGGTGTGAAGGTTATTAAGCACAGCATGTGTAGGTGCACTATGGAAAACGGTCTTGTTCTCACAATAAAATCCAGAGAACTTTATTATAGGATACAGCTTTATAGGTTACAGATTTCATGATACTGCATAGGTacaatagaataaaaatgtGCCTTCTTTGACCAAATATGTCCTCAAAATATgtgtaaacagacagaaaggcTTCCTGTAAGCAATGAGAAGCTAGCAGTGAACATGTCTATCCTCTGCTCTGGTGTGTTTCTCCTGCACGGcccctctctgtgtgtataGTTTACCTATAATCATCAGTGCCATATTCATTCACAGACTCTCAGGATGTATAGAACAGTGGCAGCTCTGTCAAGCCCACAAATAAGAACGCTTTAATTGGTTGTTCTGGTGGGACAATGTGCTTGTTGAAGGCAGCTGGAACTAACTCGTGTACTAGCTAGAATGGGTTtatgatttccttttttttctcttctcaatATCAGTGTTGTCATGTATAGTGGATGAACCAAGGAACATAATAGGAAGCTAGATTCTTTCACAAACATTATGGTGTTTTAGTCTAACAGTCTATTAGTGTGTATAcaagagaacacacacatacacaatgacCTCTGATGTCAAGGtataaaaaatatcaagaaCATGAACAGAACAAAAGAGCCAGCCTTTCCCACCAGCCACGAAAGGAATTGGATCATTTTGGAAATAACGACATTGTTCTTTTTCCAGACAGACTGGACCAACCTGGAGTTCATCCTCTCTTCTtctactcacacacactatatCTAGGGTGATAAATTTATGGATAAGCCCATATTCCTTTCTAaatgtctctctttttattCACAATGAGTATCTAAATAGTCAGAAATGCCTactaaaatatgtaaatatatgtatctTGACTTGTCTAACCATTGTTAACCTTTATTGTGTTTCAGAATCCTTTAGTTATTCAGAATCCTTTAGTTATTCTGAAGTTATTCAAAATCTGCTTCAAAAACCTGTTAATTTACATTGCCACCTAGTAACCATTTCGGTAACAACTTTCTAAGACAATGATGTAAGTAACATACCATTA
This region of Thunnus maccoyii chromosome 6, fThuMac1.1, whole genome shotgun sequence genomic DNA includes:
- the LOC121898303 gene encoding sodium channel subunit beta-4-like, which produces MASVDSTGSSVSRRLRSGDLLHAGLAVALLLGPWSVGGLVVSTGRVSSIEAMNGSTVLLPCIYSSCIGIKNLYFNWQFNDNGTKYKLCDAVIPDDGEVPWVHVYQDRVEFVGSSESNNISILLWNITFEDEGEYTCFARNPKEKGHNHSAIFTLIVVDQMKEVDNTLTVIIVSVLGGVIGLVIIVMGIKALVIHFQLKDD